The Micropterus dolomieu isolate WLL.071019.BEF.003 ecotype Adirondacks unplaced genomic scaffold, ASM2129224v1 contig_13823, whole genome shotgun sequence sequence ccttacataaatacaaacatttccaccataaattgatgcagaaactttcaccagaattgtgtctcttcacacccctaatctgagcccttacgtccccaccactttcaacacaaagtgaagcccTTGTGTTAGACTGTCTCCCAACAATTGAGCCTAGATAGCCAAATATTACTGTGTGACCATAACAAGTTCAGAATAAACCAAATACATAACAAATGTCCTGAGGCTTTTTATcagtttctgactctgggaaagtagaaacagtaaaaataacCAAACTGCCGAATCTCTGAACTCTCCCTTTAACTTTAAATCTCTGCCCTGACCCACTCTCACAGATCAGCCAACAGAAATAACCTCTCCTGTCCACTACAGGTGTTATTAGCTGGGCCCTTACTACAACAGTCTGAGGCTCCCAaagcaacagaaacactcgAGCCACCGTAAACAggactcacattcacacaccgtACCCTGCGTCACATGACCAAGGAatggcttcttcttcttcttgaatAATAGTCGCCAGTTCAACGCAGCACCAACCACTGCTGAAGGCGCCTCGGAGGCCAACTGCTGCTTCTCAGGGTGGGTTAATGCAGAGGACATATTCCACATGCAGTGCACAGTTTATAAATTGTATGCGGCCAATGAAGTTGATCATATGAAAAAGgagtgttgtggtggcagcccggctgacggtgagtgtcctggttttttctcctttttatcagttattctgcttttttccttggtttcctgttctctgcctgcctccctgtgttttctcccctgtgtgctctctctctctctctctctccctctctctccctctctctctctctgctcctgagcccagccaactacctgcatcccatcagccacctcgtcagcctgccacacctgccagtaatcacctcatgactgcctgtatttcaaccccggttctccacaccatcctcgcttgatcgtcgttgctccatacccggtgccatccccccgttcaggctttcatgtttcttgttttttcacattttccctgtgccttgtctctctgtctgtttccctcccaggtacactctccctcgtcctccgttcggctgggctcatccactggcccactcctcctcggacttccctctCGGCGTCCACCATGTTCCCCCGCCTcgcctcgcttcctcggcccctgtgttccccggctccctggccccctgtctccttggttccccgacgtcctcctctccctcccctccagtccctctcaccctttttccctcaataaacctccttccctccgagtgctgcatttgggtcctctctgtccatacaCCGTACAACCTCATAACAAGGAGTTACTCAATATGAGTCAGCTGCCTTCTTCCCTCCTTGTATTTCTGACGCAACATGCTGGTTCTTGTTGCCCACAGAAGTCACATCTGCCTGACTTATGTTTACCTTTTTTAACCGAAGTACCGTTTAGTCCAGTGAGTCCAAATCTGAGTGGATATAGTCTCGTCTCTCGTGTTCCTTCCTTCACATCTCGTTTCTCCCACCTTTCCTTCACTCTGTTTAATGATGTTCTTGGTTTCTGTCTTTCTGAAGCTAACTACCAACTCCATGTGATCTCCTTTCTGTTCTTTCATTGCCTTTGCCCCATAAAAACACGACTAAGAGCCGCCATCTGAACTCTGATGTTCGTTGTACCTGCGGTCTGAATGACTGCTCTGTAAACTGGCTGGATGAACTTGAGTCTGGACAAATGATTTAGAACTAAGACTGCTGGGAATTTGAGTTCTTAAAAGGATAACAGAGTGTTGTGCACCTATGGTTCTGTGTAATGCCCGTCACTTTGCCTATAACTAGGCTGCTGATTGACCTGACCTGACCACGGCGTCTCCATGTGGTCGTGCTTAAGCTGACatttacagaaaacacaggtgTCTGTGATTAAATGctttattcaaagttttacctGTTGTTACATCTAGATTTAGCAAAGTAAACCTGACACTTGTgctgaaaatgcattaaaacgTGGCGTGAGGAAGAGACAGTAAAAGGTGCCACGGAGGAAAAGCTCAAAATCACAGTCTGACCGCAAACATATCATCAGCTAGCATTAGCCGTCTTCTCCATTCCCTAAATCATGACCTTCATGTGCTTTGTggcttgtattttattgttttttgaaaaggaTTTTTGCCCATAATACAACTCAGgaaaattaatcaatcaataaatatcaaatgttATGCTAACTTATTTGATCAAGATGAGCTCTTACTTAATATAAGTAAATATTAAGTAATATAAAGTGTTCTTACATTTCTGTTAGTGTACAGATTAACACACAAGAGACTGTACAAAGTGTTCATTCATCAGTGATCTCATAAATAACAAGCATTAAAAGTCTTTGAAAAAGCTCAACATCCTGACAGCTGAGGTCTCGTTACAGACGCGGATACAGACTGAAGGTGAGGTCGGTTGACTTTCAGCAGAATCTGGTTTCTCCTCAGAGGTCAGGATGCgggtttcagtcattttaattcCCTGCAGACATTTCATTGGCCACATCCGACAGATCAGAGAACAAATCTGAGACGGAACAAAAGACAACAGTTAGTTTCACTTGTACGATCTTTCTTTTGCCTGCTAGACCTTTCGCAGGGAGAGAAACACAACCTAAGCACATAAACTTCACTccaccagctgtttatctcCATCATGTTCATACAGCAGCAGTGGGTGGAGACAGGCAGCAGTTACTGTAAATGATGTTAATATTTGCTCAAACATTTGGATGGAAAAATCCTGTCACCAGAGACGACTGCGTAGTAAATACATCAACATGTACCAATAACATATCAGGAGACACATTTCAGTCACATTAAGATTTAAATTGATATTTTCATGAACGATGTGATGTGCCACACtagtactttgtgtttttactgtctttacttcagtaaaagtactaataccacactgtaaaagtcctgcagtgaaaatgttacttCAGTATGACAGAATAATCATCTCTCCTCAGGTTCTTCTTCCTCAGTccattgattgtttggtttgtaaagattctgcTGTCACAGCCCAAAGTGAGTCCTTcacaaccaacagtccaaaactcaacGTTATTAACAAACAGTTATTACAATCATtcagagaaaaaaggaaaagcagcaaattctcacatgAGGAGCTGAAATCAGCAGATAGTACTAAGTAGTTTAATTTACAACATCAGATTTGATCAAATTCTTTGTAAAAATCTTCATCTGTCACATAAATGAAGTGCAGAAAAAAGTGCAGGACtaccctctgagatgtagtggagtagaagtactGATATTTCAATTTTAAACTTAAGTACAGTACCTAAGTGGACATAGTAGTAAtactgaacaattaattgatttttaaaaaaatgcaatatGGCCTGGTGCAGTTCAAATCgcaggaggtgcaatatttCTAAAAGTGTTATATGTGTCAAAATAGCATTTTAAATCGGACATTGTGGTGCTGCAGAGACATCTGGCCTACACATCCCGTTCTACAGACGTAAGGAAACATCTTTTGTTGGTATCACaccataatataaaatatttttttcattgaaaatgataaTTGTGGGGAAATGATCGTTCTGTCTGGTATTGCAAATCATATTGGAATTGTGATATCAGTAGAAATAATCGCTTATATTATTTCAAGTCATCGTCGTTATTGTCATGACCTGTAGAGGTCGCTGGTCAGCCGAGGTCAGTCTGTGGCTCACTCTCCATACGTACCGTCATTCACTCCTCCACTCGGTCCTTCAGTTCCTCCACTCGGTCCTTCAGTTCCTCCAAACTGCACTTCATTCCCTCCACCTGTTGCTCCACTCCCTTCCTCGTTTCCTCCGGCAGCACTCGCTCCCCCCTGTTCAGCAAAGAGACCTGCAAAACCTGAAGCTTTGGATTTCCCATTGTCGTCGTCGTTGTCAAAGACCTTTGAGAAGAaccctcccttcttctcctccgGCTTCTTGTCATTTCCGGATGAGAAGATTCCTCCTTTCTCCTTGTTCTTCTTGTCGCCGCCTCCAAAGAGCGACAACGACCCCCCTTTCTTCCCGTCCTTGTTCTTGTCACTCACACCCAGAGCGCTCTTCACGGCTCCTTCCACCACACCTCCTGCAGGGCAAACAGCATCCCACCGTCAGCTCACATGAAAACCACAAGATTTAACCCACAGAACCAGACGGGCGTTTACCTCAGAGAGCAAAGAAGAAAATTTAGTGtagatatttatatttaaattgttttattaagatACACCTTGAGATGCACTATCTCGTTTTCGAGGAGGTCCTAAAACACATCACAGCAGAacagtgacaaaataaaaacaaagtacaacTATTCATTtttcaggtaaacacacacagacccacaaatacagagcaacaacaacaacaacaacaacaggaaaacacaacaaaactagAATAATTACAGAGATCTAAAGAACTTTACAACCACTAGATGGTCAATATGGCCAGTAGTACAAATGAAATTGTATGTAAGTGGATCACCAAATAATAGTACTATTAACTTTAGTATAGCGTATACAAAATGTGACTACTTCATTGATTACACCAGCAGTCCATCACGAGGTAAGAAGACAGGGTGTGCTTAAACATCCAAATGATTTAATGGATCTAACATCAGAGGGTAAGTTAATCCGATCTGCTGGGGCTTTAAACATAAAAGCTGTTTTGCCAACTGATTTCTTAAATAAAGCTGAGCAGAGAGCCTCAACTGATCGTTTAGATTAACGGGAACAAGATACTGTTGTAAAGTTGAAACCAGTGAATTTGTCTTCTTATGTTTAGAGATGGCCATTTAAGAGCATCATACATTGTGCAGTGAGTACAAGGTGAGAGGCAAGTTTCTTACACACACTATGTTGTGGtagcagcccggctgacggtgagtgtcctggttttttctactttttatcagtttttctgctttttccttggttttctgttctctgcccgcctccctgtgttttctcccctgtgtgcgagatctctctctctctctctctctctctctctctctctctctctctctctctctctctctctctctgctcctgagcccagccaactacctgcacctgcatcccatcagccacctcgtcagcctgccacacctgccagtaatcaacctcatcccagcctgtatttctaccccggttctccacaccatcctcgcttgatcgtcgttgctccgtacccggtgccacctccgtgttcaggctttcatgtttcttcaaacttaccctgtgccttgtctCTGTCatccctaaccttgtctctctgtctgtttccctcccaggtacactcaccctcgtcctccgttcggctgggctcatccaccggcccactcctcctcggacttcaccccacggcgtcctccctgttcccccgcctctcctcgcttcctcggcccctgtgttccccggctccctggccccctgtctccttgcttccccgtgcctgtgcttccccgacgtcctcctctccctcccctccagtccctctcaccctttttccctcaataaacctccttccctcagagtgctgcatttgggtcctctctgtccacacaccacacctcgTAACACACTACGTGGAAAGCAGTTATGAGATCGATGTAGAACATTAATTCCACAGTTTATTTTACGTAAGACATGATCAATATGTGTTTTGAATGAGATCAGAATCAAGCCATACACCaagatatttacatttttctacTTTATGCAGAGGATTTTTATGTATAGCCTGTTTGCCCCCAgcagaaaataataattgaGGTAAATACTTTAAATGGCAGCTGAAACTAGAACAATTCTTGCTCTCATTAGTTATCCATTATTTTTGGTGTTTggcctttaaaatgtttatctgATGGTAACGTCAGTCTTTCTGCTTTTGTTCAGACTGATAGTCTCAgcagctgttggatggattgtgattaaatgtggttcagaccttcatgttcccctcaggatcaACTGTTAGAACTTCCTCATCATGCTAATgtgtccagtactttggtttatgggTAAATACCAGAAGAACTGATgactttcccatcagcctcagctgctaACTGGTGCACCAACTCTGCAGCTTTGTAGTTTATCAGAAGGACATAAAACAGaacataaatgtttttagtcTAGATTATAAAGTagaggcagagcagctgtttGCTGCGTAGAAGCTAAACGCCGTTTCTCCAGGGTTTGTTTTGACTCTTGGGACACCCAACAGACCGGCCCCTGATGACCTGAGGGGTCTATGTAGGGTTGGgttcaaactgtaaaaacattttggccCCAAACAGTTTAGTGATTTATTGGAAGACAGCAGTCTTTTGAAATCCATTCTCTGTCATACTAGCTACCTtgtgaatataataaaaatgtggTTATTTATGATGGAGGGAGGCTCATACATTCTTCATAGTCACTCAGGGACGATCAATGAAAAGCTCTGGGGAGAGTCAAGATGAAAGAAAATCCCGTTAAATGTCTGTATGAGGTTCAAAACATCTGATAGAAACAACATCAGTCCAGTTTTTGGCTTATTACTGTGTAACCAGCAGTTTATTCCCTCTAATTAGATCATTGGTATgtttatgtctcagcaggaagccaaaaataaaaaaatcccaGAACAACCGCGAAGCTACACAAAAAGAGAAGACTTCACCAGAAGACTtctcagctaaatgtaatgagATTTTCTACagtaaaacattaatataaataataataataataataataataataataataataataataataataataatccttatttgtagagcacttttcaaaaacaaattacaaagtgctttaacaagtgtaaagaataatacaaaaaaacaagataagagcatgaaaaatttatataaaattagtaaaatagaataaaataaaagggataaaataaagtcaaataagatcgggaaaagctctcctataaaagtatgttttaagaagggacttaaaagagttcactgactcagccgacctgatttcctcgggcaggctgttccagagcctcggggccctgacagcaaacgctctgtcccctttagttttcagtcgagactctggaacagacaacagacctctgcccgaggatctcaaggtacgtgctggtgcacGTACCTTGAATATAAAGTCATTTAAACGTTTTGTCCGGCCAGAGCTCACAACATAAAACCCTCAGGCCTCAACATTTCCAAAGAGTTGTTTTCCCAGGTTTGGACACACGTTTCCTCTCAAGATGCAGGGTTTCCACCTGACAACAGGGCGTCTATAAACCAAACAAATGTGGACCATGAAATCCCCCCCACACCCCTTTTAAACAAAGATTATAGGACGGTCCAGCTCTGATCATTAGCTGTATATAAATTAAACTTGTCATGAATTGCGTCTCACATCAGATCTTTGTTTTGACAGATCTGTATGATCCGCGTTATTCTCGTTTTCAGGTGGTAAAATCCGGAAGGTGCACAtgttgtgatgtgtgtgtgttggatctgattatttgtatgtatttgtgtaatttGTCCTGCAGTCAGGAGCCGATGAGTACGAGACGAAACTGAAtactgaaaacactgaaataccaGCACATCTGTGCATGTAAAATTATTTCAGTGCACCCGGAAGCTGTTGtggtgaaacaggaagttttagatACCTGTcctaactttcaaaataaaagcacgaggAACATTATAAAACATGGATTTATGTACGAGTGATGTTCCTTGTAGTGACGGATTGTGAAACTATATGCACGATTAATCACAGATTAAGGAACAGTATTAAGTTCAATATCCCTAAAGCTAtggtgattattattatttattgtccgtCATGTAAATATTTGCACCTCACCTTCACATATTTCATAAACTTCATCTCTATGTCTGCTTATTCACATGAAACCTACAACACTTCAAAATGGATATTGGATATGTTACACATGCTGCAcacaagggggtaagccagagatcggagAGTGAAGCCTGCCTGAAGGGTTCCATGCAGGCCCAAAACCTGAGACACCCCGTCGCACATGACAGATGTTACCGTCTTgtttagattataaactctcagcAATCTAAAAACTATTCGTCCATCAGTGACGCTGAGttggtgtttgacaggtgagtctcgtaggtgggctgattaatcagtgatgatccgagtcagacaaacacgcTGAGACATGAGAGTTTTTGTTGgcgcagctaccagaattacggtgtttctgccgatgttctacgtcattaaaccacagtTGTGCTGCGTGATTATGCTTAGAAGACGCTGTTGCCAACAGGAAgcagccctgtagtagtattttattggtccaaaactggcttcactgctctccattcaaatcagcggggaggcttcgtccagtaatatactgtctatggctGCACAGCACCAGTGACTTCCAAGTCAAGTAGCCTGCATCCTCCTGTGTGTAAAGTTAGTGGCGTGTAACATTTTCAGTGCGTGTGCGCACATTGTTGGTACACGTGTTTTCACCCTGAACAACACAAAGAAAGTTCTGCTGTACTACAGGACACAGCCAGCTGGGCGGCTTCTTTCCCCGACAAGAGAAGGGGGCACAGAGCTTTAAGAGAGGTTTAAGTGTTACTGTAAATGGCTGAAGAAGTCAGCATTTAGTTTTAACGTTCTCCAACACTAGCTACTTATATGGTTATTTATGATGAGAGTCAGACATTCTTCATAGTCACTCAGGGGAgactcaacaaaaacatttggagCTCTGGGGAGGACCGATTTAATAGAAAATCCCATGAAATGTCTGTATGAGGTTTAAAATATCTGTCAGAAATAACATCAGTCCAGTTCTCTCTGACATAAGCTTACTTCTGTGTAACCAGCGAATTATTCCCACTTAAACTTCATATTATAGACGATTAGATTATTAATACGTTTGTGTCTCAGGTGGAAGCAGCAAGAAGCtaaaagcaagaaaaacaaaacaacaaagctaAATGAAAAGTGAACTGAACACTAAAAGACCTCCGTTAAACATATCGAGACTGTCAACagtaaaacattaatataaGAACATTTAAACTCATAATGTGAAAATCTTCAGGCACATTTCCAAAAACTTGTATTTCTAGATTGATGGTTTTACACATTTTTCCTCTAAGGCTGccaaaaaaagcattttagaTTTCACCTGACAACAGTCTATACACCAAACAAATCAtgcacatgaaaacacagatcTCCCCCTATCCCCTCTCTTTACTCACCCACTTTCTCTCCCACCATGTGTGCAAATTTGTCCATCTCTGTCGACCTGCTGTTGGTGtttctgttgtctgtctgtcgttGGTGTAAAGGGAGAGGTTGAGGTGTGTTTTCTGACAGGTGCAGGTGAGACTGCTGCTATCCTCGCCTCTTTTGGTCAACGCCTCTCAGGTCTCTCCTCATTGGCCGTGGAGGAATGTCTGCAGACAGGACTGACCTGTTCCACCTGATCTGACGCTTTCACCCCGCCAAGAGTCAGAATCAGGccaccgcacacacacaaggcatAATATTCACAGACCGACTTCATCATCACTTCATAACTTCTGTGTTGTTGTAGTAATGCGAGGAGCAGCTGAAGCCCCGAGTTCTGActgcaggtgtttgtgttgctgcagtGACAGGAGCTGATGCTGCTGCGCAGGTTAGTCTTGTTACAGCGAGACTAACAGTGAGAGactctctcctccctttctgTGAAAAATGCATGACTCACTGTAATACTATGAAACACACACCTCATCAGATAAAATCCACTTGAACCAGAAGAACCGGCTGTTCATAAATCTGACCAAAACAGACATaacatgtaaacaaatacactcactggccacatTAATGCAATCCTCCTGCTCTGTGTTCTCATAGTTACCTGTATGTTCTGTCACAAAAGTAAATAGGGGGGTAAAAACTACTAAGTACTAACAAAGTACAGTAACCTTCAATTTTGTATACAATAAAGCATAATTACAAGGAAACAGTCTCAACTAGAGAAGGCTGTAAAAGCTGGATGTTGAAAAGCTGATGACGGGGTATGAAGGGCTGGGGAAATGTGGGAAAGTCTCTCATTAGTATAAATGGGGAATGAATAGAGTTTGATTTGGTTTGACAGCTTGGCTTTTATTCTTGAACTTTCAAGAAATGGACAACGTAGGTGTCGTGGCGTCTCCTCCAATTATTTCATTGTTCCTTAGATGCCTTTTGGAGAAAGATTGTGACTTGTCTGTATAAATTCTCTGTTGTTGACCTTCAACAGAACCTAAGAACTTAAACTTTTCTAATATGTTCACAATGCGGTCACTAATTTGTTCTCACCCAGCCCCTCATCATACCTGCGAGTGaccctgtgaggaggagtcgAGGTTACTATTTTTAACGACATTAGTTTAAAAAGTTTCCAAATTTTAAAATCCAAAGTCTAAATTTCATGATCTCAAATTTCaataaaaagaacaattaaaTTTATGATTTTTACTATGAATTAATGACTTAATATGAATAAACCAACAGTAGGTGACCAACTTTAAAGTATATATTAATAACTGGCTATTTAAACCCAACCCcttctcatcccagggcgtcaCATACGCCTTGCAaagaccccttggcgttgctttaatgccctgggtaccctttagtgtaatttatgtaaatgtagggctctgcggtcaaAGTTAGCAAGAAGAGATATGCAACATCCgtttagactttcaaaataaaatgttaatgttgtgaaacaatTTGAATGTCGTGAAAGATTTAGGAACCAAAAGCATTTTGTTAGGGTTAGAAATtctcatggtttgggttaaaataacttaGTTTGAGGGTTTGAGTTGTAATATACATTTGCTTTTAGCCATACACTGTTCAAATGGCGTGCACAGGTGTTCACATTGTTCTGTTATATTAATCcttattgtttcttttgttaCCGTGCTGGAGGGAGGTTCTTCCTGGAGGAGAGAAAGGCGTGGCCAAGGGTGGACTGTTATATCCTGTGGCCTGCCAATCAAACCGTACCATGTGCTGCCATGTTGAAGGGGGATTTAGGTGTAGTTTGTATTAGTTGTAGTTGGAGGTTGTGTGTGAATTGGTCTGACCAAGCTGCTGTATACTTTATGTCCCCTGATGTCTCATTCAGTCAGGTCACTTTGTgtagtttacttttgttttgttggttgCTGTTTTGAGTATAGCTATATTTTGCTGACCTATTTTATAGGCCTAGATGTAAAATTATTAGTTTCTAAATACTCTTCTGCTCATTGGTCACGGACACACCCCGGTTTCATCAGACATGCAGATCTTTGTCTTAGTTGATTTTGTTTAGTTAGTTTCATCTTGCTTTTTTGGTTTTGCTTTGTTCaccttgttaaataaattctttgtATATAAATGCtagtttctttttaatattgcaTCATTTTGTTATAgttattcattattaattaatcattattaaataaaaatatttaaggtGCAGGCCTCTCTTAGCCCAGATGACCATCACCTTGTTTGAAGAGCTGTATTTTATGGAAAGCAGACCAAAGATTATGCAGAACATGCATAGAACCACTACCGAGGCCGAggataaagtaaaacaaatcataaaaaaactgaataatgCTGAACTTTGAATCAAGCCACCACAAGGAAACAGACAGTACAGCAGGAGAGAAGGAAGCAAAGGAACCATAGACACTGGGACAGAGATGTCAGAACAGATCCAAAATAGACTGGGGGAGAAAGGAAACCAAACGGACTGAGCTGGACGAGGCGGGACGGACGCTAGCGACAGGATCCAgtcgaacacacacacactgggtgaGTCACAACCTCTCACaggcaaaataaacatcttaaacaCATTGAAGCTAAAGTTAATACCATATTAATATGTTAGTGACTGCTGATGAACCTGAACAGCCTACAGCTGTGAAGTTTGGTGACCACAGAGGGTTTAGGAAATTGCCACAGTAACTTCTAGTTTAAACCTAGCAATCCTACACTGCCTGTTTAAAACTGCCCAAGAATA is a genomic window containing:
- the LOC123966617 gene encoding circumsporozoite protein-like, translating into MDKFAHMVGEKVGGVVEGAVKSALGVSDKNKDGKKGGSLSLFGGGDKKNKEKGGIFSSGNDKKPEEKKGGFFSKVFDNDDDNGKSKASGFAGLFAEQGGASAAGGNEEGSGATGGGNEVQFGGTEGPSGGTEGPSGGVNDDLFSDLSDVANEMSAGN